A single Streptomyces sp. Edi2 DNA region contains:
- the atpB gene encoding F0F1 ATP synthase subunit A — MLAFETDCHIFSGCGFPAPGLQSFVFKPLFTINGFEFNKVMLLALLSTVVVVWFFWAAFGKAKVVPGKLQMIGEAGYDFVRRGIVYDALGKKEGEKYVPFIVSLFFFVWIMNLWSIIPIAQFPVTSIIAFPAGLAAIVYITWVTLTFKRHGFVGALKNFSGYDKSLGPVLPMLVVIELLSNLIIRPFTHAVRLFANMFAGHLLLLMFTIATWYLLNGIGVVYAGASFIMTILLTAFELFIQAVQAYVFVLLTANYIQGALAEHH; from the coding sequence ATGCTCGCCTTCGAGACCGACTGCCACATCTTTTCCGGGTGCGGCTTCCCAGCTCCCGGGCTTCAATCGTTCGTCTTCAAGCCGCTGTTCACCATCAACGGCTTCGAGTTCAACAAGGTCATGCTGCTGGCGCTGCTCAGCACCGTCGTGGTCGTGTGGTTCTTCTGGGCGGCGTTCGGCAAGGCCAAGGTGGTCCCGGGCAAGCTGCAGATGATCGGCGAAGCGGGCTACGACTTCGTCCGCCGCGGGATCGTCTATGACGCCCTCGGGAAGAAGGAGGGCGAGAAGTACGTCCCCTTCATCGTCTCGCTGTTCTTCTTCGTCTGGATCATGAACCTCTGGTCGATCATTCCGATCGCCCAGTTCCCGGTGACGTCGATCATTGCCTTCCCGGCCGGTCTCGCCGCCATCGTCTACATCACGTGGGTCACCCTGACCTTCAAGAGGCACGGCTTCGTCGGTGCGCTGAAGAACTTCAGCGGCTACGACAAGTCGCTCGGCCCGGTCCTGCCGATGCTGGTCGTCATCGAGCTCCTCTCGAACCTGATCATCCGGCCCTTCACTCACGCGGTACGGCTCTTCGCGAACATGTTCGCCGGTCACCTCCTGCTGCTGATGTTCACGATCGCCACCTGGTACCTGCTGAACGGAATCGGCGTGGTCTACGCCGGCGCCTCGTTCATCATGACCATCCTGCTGACCGCGTTCGAGCTGTTCATCCAGGCCGTCCAGGCGTACGTCTTCGTGCTCCTGACCGCGAACTACATCCAGGGCGCGCTCGCCGAGCACCACTGA
- the atpE gene encoding ATP synthase F0 subunit C, giving the protein MSAALETVNLAAGVTGNLGSIGYGLAAIGPGVGVGIIFGNGTQALARQPEAAGLIRTNQIMGFAFCEALALIGIVMGFLFRT; this is encoded by the coding sequence ATGTCCGCTGCTCTCGAGACTGTCAACCTCGCCGCCGGCGTCACCGGCAACCTCGGCTCGATCGGTTACGGCCTCGCCGCGATCGGCCCCGGCGTCGGCGTCGGCATCATCTTCGGTAACGGCACCCAGGCCCTGGCCCGCCAGCCCGAGGCGGCCGGCCTCATCCGCACCAACCAGATCATGGGTTTCGCCTTCTGTGAGGCGCTCGCCCTGATCGGCATCGTCATGGGCTTCCTCTTCAGGACCTGA
- a CDS encoding F0F1 ATP synthase subunit B yields MNALGFNMAAEVPENPLIPPIPELVIGLIAFFIVFGFLAKKLLPNINKVLEERRALIEGRMEEAEANQAEAQQVLADYRAQLADARHEAARLRQEAQEQGATLIAEMRAEGQRQREEIIAAGHAQIEADRKQAAQALRQDVGKLAVDLAGKLVGESLEDHARQSRTIDRFLDDVEAKAASDATKAEAGR; encoded by the coding sequence GTGAACGCCCTGGGCTTCAACATGGCGGCGGAGGTTCCTGAGAACCCCCTGATCCCGCCGATTCCAGAGCTGGTCATCGGCCTGATCGCTTTCTTCATCGTCTTCGGCTTCCTGGCCAAGAAGCTCCTCCCGAACATCAACAAGGTTCTGGAAGAGCGCCGGGCGCTCATCGAAGGCCGCATGGAGGAAGCCGAGGCGAATCAGGCCGAGGCTCAGCAGGTGCTCGCGGACTACCGGGCACAGCTGGCCGACGCCCGCCACGAGGCCGCGCGCCTGCGCCAGGAGGCGCAGGAGCAGGGCGCGACGCTCATCGCTGAGATGCGCGCCGAGGGCCAGCGGCAGCGTGAGGAGATCATCGCTGCCGGTCACGCCCAGATCGAGGCGGACCGGAAGCAGGCTGCGCAGGCGCTGCGCCAGGACGTGGGCAAGCTCGCCGTCGACCTGGCCGGCAAGCTCGTCGGGGAGTCCCTCGAGGACCACGCCCGGCAGAGCCGGACCATCGACCGCTTCCTCGACGACGTCGAGGCCAAGGCGGCTTCGGACGCGACGAAGGCTGAGGCCGGACGATGA
- a CDS encoding F0F1 ATP synthase subunit delta encodes MNGASREALASAREQFNALTDDTSVDAAKLAEELAAVTALLDREVSLRRVLTDPAQAAEARAELVGRLLGNQVGGPAVDLVSGMVRARWSRSRDLTDSLEELAYSADLVAAQRAGQLDDVEDELFRFGRIVSSNGELRGALTDRNATVAAKTELLRALLGGRANPVTERIVIRLVVQPRGRSLEAGLDALSKLAASRRDRMVAVVTSAVPLSEGQRQRLGASLAQLYGRQVHLNLDVDPEVLGGVQVRIGDEVINGTIAARLEEANRRMAG; translated from the coding sequence ATGAACGGAGCGAGCCGCGAGGCACTCGCCTCCGCACGCGAGCAGTTCAACGCGCTGACGGATGACACCTCCGTCGACGCCGCGAAGCTCGCCGAGGAGCTGGCTGCCGTCACCGCTCTGCTCGACCGCGAGGTGTCGCTGCGTCGGGTCCTGACCGACCCGGCGCAGGCCGCCGAGGCGCGTGCCGAACTGGTCGGACGACTGCTGGGCAACCAGGTGGGCGGCCCGGCCGTCGACCTGGTGTCCGGCATGGTCCGGGCCCGCTGGTCGCGTTCGCGTGACCTGACGGACTCGCTCGAGGAGCTGGCCTACAGCGCCGACCTGGTCGCCGCGCAGCGGGCCGGCCAGCTCGACGACGTCGAGGACGAGCTCTTCCGGTTCGGCCGGATCGTCAGCTCCAACGGCGAGCTGCGCGGTGCGCTGACCGACCGGAACGCGACCGTCGCGGCCAAGACGGAGCTGCTGCGTGCGCTGCTGGGCGGCCGGGCCAACCCGGTCACCGAGCGCATCGTGATCCGTCTTGTCGTACAGCCGCGGGGCCGTAGCCTGGAAGCGGGGCTCGACGCCCTCTCCAAGCTGGCGGCGAGCCGCCGGGACCGGATGGTCGCGGTGGTCACCTCCGCGGTGCCCCTCAGTGAAGGGCAGCGGCAGCGCCTGGGCGCTTCCCTGGCGCAGCTGTACGGACGGCAGGTCCACCTGAACCTCGACGTGGACCCCGAGGTCCTCGGCGGAGTCCAGGTCCGGATCGGCGACGAGGTCATCAACGGAACCATCGCGGCGCGCCTCGAAGAGGCAAACCGGCGGATGGCCGGCTGA
- the atpA gene encoding F0F1 ATP synthase subunit alpha, producing MAELTIRPEEIRDALENFVQAYKPDAASREEVGTVSEAGDGIAKVEGLPSAMANELLKFEDGTLGLALNLEEREIGAVVLGEFSGIEEGQPVQRTGEVLSVAVGEGYLGRVVDPLGNPIDGLGEIESEGRRALELQAPGVMVRKSVHEPMETGYKAVDSMVPIGRGQRQLIIGDRQTGKTALAVDTIINQRDNWRSGDPKKQVRCIYVAIGQKGSTIASVRGALEEAGALEYTTIVAAPASDPAGFKYLAPYTGSAIGQHWMYQGKHVLIIFDDLSKQADAYRAVSLLLRRPPGREAYPGDVFYLHSRLLERCAKLSDEMGAGSMTGLPIVETKANDVSAFIPTNVISITDGQCFLESDLFNAGQRPALNVGISVSRVGGSAQHKAMKQVSGRLRVDLAQYRELEAFAAFGSDLDAASKQQLERGKRMTELLKQGQYAPYPTEDQVISVWAGTNGKMDDVPVEDIRRFERELLDHLHREKKDLLTSIVEGGKMSDDTIGAISEAVDGFKRQFETSDGKLLGEDAPAGTSK from the coding sequence ATGGCGGAGCTCACGATCCGGCCGGAGGAGATCCGGGACGCGCTGGAGAACTTCGTCCAGGCGTACAAGCCGGACGCGGCCTCGCGCGAGGAGGTCGGCACGGTAAGCGAGGCCGGAGACGGCATCGCGAAGGTCGAGGGCCTTCCCTCGGCGATGGCGAACGAGCTGCTGAAGTTCGAGGACGGCACGCTCGGTCTTGCGCTGAACCTGGAAGAGCGCGAGATCGGTGCGGTGGTCCTCGGCGAGTTCAGCGGCATCGAGGAGGGCCAGCCGGTGCAGCGCACCGGTGAGGTGCTCTCGGTCGCCGTGGGCGAGGGCTACCTCGGCCGCGTCGTCGACCCGCTGGGCAACCCGATCGACGGCCTCGGCGAGATCGAGTCCGAGGGCCGCCGCGCCCTGGAGCTGCAGGCTCCGGGCGTCATGGTCCGTAAGTCGGTCCACGAGCCCATGGAGACCGGCTACAAGGCCGTCGACTCCATGGTGCCGATCGGCCGTGGCCAGCGTCAGCTGATCATCGGCGACCGCCAGACCGGCAAGACCGCCCTGGCCGTCGACACGATCATCAACCAGCGCGACAACTGGCGCTCGGGCGACCCGAAGAAGCAGGTCCGCTGCATCTACGTCGCCATCGGCCAGAAGGGCTCCACCATCGCGTCCGTGCGCGGCGCGCTGGAGGAGGCCGGCGCCCTGGAGTACACCACCATCGTCGCCGCCCCGGCGTCCGACCCGGCGGGCTTCAAGTACCTGGCGCCCTACACCGGCTCGGCCATCGGCCAGCACTGGATGTACCAGGGCAAGCACGTCCTGATCATCTTCGACGACCTCTCGAAGCAGGCCGACGCCTACCGCGCCGTGTCCCTGCTGCTGCGCCGTCCGCCGGGCCGTGAGGCCTACCCGGGCGACGTCTTCTACCTGCACTCGCGTCTGCTGGAGCGCTGCGCCAAGCTCTCCGACGAGATGGGCGCCGGCTCGATGACCGGTCTGCCGATCGTCGAGACCAAGGCGAACGACGTGTCGGCGTTCATTCCGACCAACGTCATCTCCATCACCGACGGCCAGTGCTTCCTGGAGTCGGACCTCTTCAACGCGGGCCAGCGCCCGGCGCTGAACGTCGGTATCTCCGTCTCCCGTGTCGGTGGCTCGGCCCAGCACAAGGCCATGAAGCAGGTCTCCGGCCGGCTCCGCGTGGACCTCGCCCAGTACCGCGAGCTGGAGGCGTTCGCCGCCTTCGGTTCCGACCTGGACGCGGCCTCCAAGCAGCAGCTGGAGCGCGGTAAGCGCATGACCGAGCTGCTCAAGCAGGGTCAGTACGCCCCGTACCCCACCGAGGACCAGGTCATCTCCGTCTGGGCCGGTACCAACGGCAAGATGGACGACGTCCCGGTCGAGGACATCCGCCGCTTCGAGCGGGAGCTCCTCGACCACCTGCACCGGGAGAAGAAGGACCTGCTGACCAGCATCGTCGAGGGCGGCAAGATGTCCGACGACACCATCGGCGCGATCTCCGAGGCCGTCGACGGCTTCAAGCGGCAGTTCGAGACCTCGGACGGCAAGCTGCTCGGCGAGGACGCCCCGGCCGGCACCAGCAAGTGA
- a CDS encoding F0F1 ATP synthase subunit gamma, whose amino-acid sequence MGAKLRVYKRRIRSVTATKKITKAMEMIAASRVVKAQRQVAASTPYASELTRAVTAVATGSNTQHPLTTEAERPSRAALLLITSDRGLAGGYSSNVLKAGEQLTERLKAEGKEVDAYIVGRKGVSYYSFRERKVVESWTGFTDNPTYADAKAIAAPLIDAVQQDTAEGGVDELHIVFTEFISMMTQTALDDRLLPLSLDKAVAESEETAKGEILPLFEFEPSAEDVLDALLPRYVESRIYNALLQAAASKHAATRRAMKSATDNAEELIKSLSRLANAARQAEITQEISEIVGGASALADATAGSD is encoded by the coding sequence ATGGGAGCCAAGCTCCGGGTCTACAAGCGTCGCATCCGCTCCGTCACCGCGACCAAGAAGATCACCAAGGCGATGGAGATGATCGCCGCCTCGCGCGTCGTCAAGGCGCAGCGCCAGGTGGCGGCGTCGACGCCGTACGCGAGTGAACTGACCCGCGCGGTGACGGCGGTTGCCACGGGCTCGAACACCCAGCACCCGCTGACGACGGAGGCGGAGCGTCCCTCGCGGGCCGCGCTGCTGCTCATCACGAGCGACCGTGGTCTGGCCGGCGGCTACTCCTCCAACGTCCTCAAGGCCGGCGAGCAGCTCACCGAGCGGCTCAAGGCCGAGGGCAAGGAGGTCGACGCCTACATCGTCGGGCGCAAGGGCGTGTCGTACTACAGCTTCCGCGAGCGCAAGGTCGTGGAGTCGTGGACCGGCTTCACCGACAACCCGACGTACGCGGACGCCAAGGCGATCGCCGCACCGCTGATCGACGCTGTCCAGCAGGACACCGCCGAGGGCGGCGTGGACGAACTCCACATCGTCTTCACCGAGTTCATCTCGATGATGACGCAGACGGCGCTCGACGACCGGCTGCTGCCGCTCAGCCTCGACAAGGCGGTGGCGGAGTCGGAGGAGACGGCCAAGGGCGAGATCCTTCCGCTGTTCGAATTCGAGCCGTCGGCCGAGGACGTCCTCGACGCCCTGCTTCCGCGGTATGTCGAGTCGCGGATCTACAACGCGCTTCTGCAGGCCGCCGCCTCCAAGCACGCCGCCACGCGCCGTGCGATGAAGTCGGCGACCGACAACGCGGAAGAGCTCATCAAGTCGCTCTCGCGGCTTGCCAACGCGGCCCGACAGGCCGAAATCACCCAGGAAATCAGCGAGATCGTCGGTGGCGCCAGTGCTCTGGCCGACGCGACCGCGGGGAGTGACTGA
- the atpD gene encoding F0F1 ATP synthase subunit beta, producing MTTTVETATATGRVARVIGPVVDVEFPVDAMPDIYNALTVEVADPAEQGKLKTLTLEVAQHLGDGMVRAISMQPTDGLVRQATVTNTGNGITVPVGDITKGKVFNTLGEILNKPEAASEVTERWAIHRKAPTFDQLESKTEMFETGVKVIDLLTPYVKGGKIGLFGGAGVGKTVLIQEMIYRVANNHDGVSVFAGVGERTREGNDLIEEMTESGVIDKTALVFGQMDEPPGTRLRVALAGLTMAEYFRDVQKQDVLFFIDNIFRYTQAGSEVSTLLGRMPSAVGYQPNLADEMGLLQERITSTRGHSITSMQAIYVPADDLTDPAPATTFAHLDATTVLSRPISEKGIYPAVDPLDSTSRILDPRYITQEHYDCASRVKTILQKYKDLQDIIAILGIDELGEEDKLTVHRARRIERFLSQNTHVAKQFTGVDGSDVSLDESITAFNAIADGDYDHFPEQAFFMCGGIEDLKANAKELGVS from the coding sequence ATGACCACCACTGTTGAAACGGCCACGGCAACGGGCCGCGTCGCCCGGGTCATCGGCCCGGTCGTCGACGTGGAGTTCCCCGTCGACGCGATGCCGGACATCTACAACGCGCTGACCGTCGAGGTCGCCGACCCGGCCGAGCAGGGCAAGCTCAAGACCCTGACCCTCGAGGTTGCCCAGCACCTGGGCGACGGCATGGTCCGTGCGATCTCCATGCAGCCCACCGACGGTCTGGTCCGCCAGGCCACGGTGACCAACACCGGCAACGGGATCACCGTCCCCGTCGGTGACATCACCAAGGGCAAGGTGTTCAACACCCTCGGTGAGATCCTGAACAAGCCGGAGGCGGCGTCCGAGGTCACCGAGCGCTGGGCGATCCACCGCAAGGCCCCGACCTTCGACCAGCTCGAGTCCAAGACCGAGATGTTCGAGACCGGCGTCAAGGTCATCGACCTGCTGACCCCGTACGTCAAGGGCGGCAAGATCGGTCTGTTCGGTGGTGCCGGTGTCGGTAAGACCGTTCTGATCCAGGAAATGATCTACCGCGTGGCCAACAACCACGACGGTGTGTCGGTGTTCGCCGGTGTCGGCGAGCGCACCCGTGAGGGCAACGACCTCATCGAGGAGATGACGGAGTCCGGCGTCATCGACAAGACCGCGCTGGTCTTCGGTCAGATGGACGAGCCCCCGGGCACCCGTCTGCGCGTCGCCCTGGCCGGTCTGACCATGGCGGAGTACTTCCGCGATGTGCAGAAGCAGGACGTGCTCTTCTTCATCGACAACATCTTCCGTTACACCCAGGCGGGTTCCGAGGTCTCCACGCTGCTCGGCCGTATGCCGTCCGCGGTGGGTTACCAGCCGAACCTGGCGGACGAGATGGGTCTGCTGCAGGAGCGCATCACCTCGACCCGTGGTCACTCGATCACCTCGATGCAGGCGATCTACGTCCCCGCGGACGACCTGACCGACCCGGCGCCGGCCACCACCTTCGCCCACCTGGACGCGACGACCGTTCTGTCGCGCCCGATCTCGGAGAAGGGCATCTACCCGGCGGTCGACCCGCTGGACTCGACGTCCCGGATCCTGGACCCCCGCTACATCACGCAGGAGCACTACGACTGCGCCTCGCGCGTCAAGACGATCCTGCAGAAGTACAAGGACCTCCAGGACATCATCGCGATTCTGGGTATCGACGAGCTCGGCGAGGAGGACAAGCTCACCGTCCACCGCGCCCGTCGTATCGAGCGGTTCCTGTCGCAGAACACCCACGTGGCGAAGCAGTTCACCGGTGTCGACGGCTCGGACGTCTCGCTGGACGAGTCGATCACCGCGTTCAACGCGATCGCGGACGGCGACTACGACCACTTCCCCGAGCAGGCGTTCTTCATGTGCGGTGGCATCGAGGACCTGAAGGCCAATGCCAAGGAGCTGGGCGTCTCCTGA
- a CDS encoding F0F1 ATP synthase subunit epsilon codes for MAELHVELVAADRQVWSGEASLVVARTSSGDIGVMPGHQPLLGVLQSGPVTIRTTGESGDGTVVAAVHGGFISFADNKLSLLAEIAELSDEIDVQRAERALERAKSDADAAAERRADVRLRSVTGVH; via the coding sequence GTGGCTGAGCTGCACGTCGAGTTGGTCGCCGCGGACCGTCAGGTCTGGTCCGGCGAGGCCAGCCTGGTCGTCGCGCGCACCTCGTCGGGCGACATCGGCGTCATGCCCGGACACCAGCCGCTGCTCGGCGTGCTGCAGTCGGGCCCGGTGACGATTCGTACGACCGGCGAGAGCGGGGACGGCACCGTCGTCGCCGCGGTGCACGGCGGCTTCATTTCGTTCGCCGACAACAAGCTGTCTCTGCTCGCGGAGATCGCGGAACTGTCGGACGAGATCGATGTCCAGCGCGCGGAGCGGGCCCTGGAGCGAGCGAAGTCGGACGCTGACGCGGCCGCCGAGCGTCGCGCCGATGTCCGGCTGCGTTCGGTGACGGGCGTTCACTGA
- a CDS encoding DUF2550 domain-containing protein, translating into MVLALLVSGVVVVLVLLGLFVFGLRRRLIQRSGGTFDCSLRWHVPENETGGKGWIYGVSRYNGDRVEWFRVFSYAPRPRRLLERSAIEVLERRTPQGEEELALLSDSIVLACRHRGTRLELAMSEDALTGFLAWLEAAPPGQRVNVA; encoded by the coding sequence ATGGTCCTCGCTCTGCTTGTGAGCGGCGTGGTCGTGGTACTGGTGCTGCTGGGGCTGTTCGTCTTCGGACTGAGGCGGCGGCTCATCCAGCGGTCCGGTGGCACCTTCGACTGCAGCTTGCGCTGGCATGTGCCGGAGAACGAGACCGGTGGCAAGGGCTGGATCTACGGTGTGTCGCGCTACAACGGCGACCGGGTCGAATGGTTCCGGGTGTTCTCCTACGCGCCCCGGCCGCGCCGCCTCCTGGAGCGCTCCGCCATCGAGGTCCTGGAACGCCGCACCCCGCAGGGTGAGGAAGAGCTGGCGTTGCTCTCCGACTCCATCGTGCTCGCCTGCCGGCACCGCGGCACCCGCCTGGAACTGGCGATGAGCGAGGACGCGCTCACCGGCTTCCTCGCCTGGCTGGAGGCGGCACCGCCTGGCCAGCGAGTCAATGTGGCTTAG
- a CDS encoding response regulator transcription factor, which translates to MTGADAQPIRVLVAEDQSAVRAGLVLILRSAPDIEVVGEAEDGEEAVRLARELRPALVLMDIQMPRLDGVSATRQVVSEKLADVLVLTTFDLDEYVFGALRAGAAGFLLKDSDAAALLTAVRTVASGEGLIAPAVTRRLIAEFASPRTALRRPARDGEAPDPAVLDALTPREREVLGCLGRGLSNADIALRLAMAEATVKTHVSRLLAKLELRSRVQAAVLAQELGVDGP; encoded by the coding sequence ATGACAGGCGCCGACGCGCAGCCGATCCGGGTACTCGTCGCCGAGGACCAGTCCGCCGTACGGGCCGGGCTGGTCCTCATTCTGCGCTCCGCCCCCGACATCGAGGTGGTCGGGGAGGCCGAGGACGGCGAGGAGGCGGTACGGCTCGCCCGCGAGCTGCGCCCCGCCCTCGTCCTCATGGACATCCAGATGCCCCGCCTCGACGGGGTCTCCGCCACCCGGCAGGTGGTCTCCGAAAAGCTGGCGGACGTACTGGTGCTGACCACCTTCGACCTGGACGAATATGTCTTCGGGGCGCTACGGGCCGGGGCGGCGGGCTTTCTCCTCAAGGACAGCGACGCGGCCGCGCTGCTGACCGCGGTGCGCACCGTGGCGTCCGGCGAGGGGCTGATCGCTCCGGCGGTGACCCGGCGGCTGATCGCGGAGTTCGCCAGCCCGCGTACGGCCCTCCGGCGGCCCGCGCGGGACGGTGAGGCACCGGACCCGGCGGTCCTGGACGCACTGACGCCACGCGAGCGGGAAGTGCTGGGGTGTCTGGGGCGGGGGCTGTCGAACGCCGATATCGCACTTCGGCTGGCCATGGCGGAGGCCACCGTGAAGACACATGTCAGCCGGCTGCTGGCGAAGCTGGAACTGCGCAGCCGGGTGCAAGCAGCCGTACTGGCACAGGAGTTGGGGGTGGACGGGCCGTAG
- a CDS encoding histidine kinase has product MTARSPAAPGRPHRLDVLIAGGGLLGGLLLWAMDLHGGPSRLGLSPSLTLVALTVMSVAALMRRTAPMAALALAVPALVLDISAGTLVATVLMFTDVVYAAVLYGPANAARRIPLHSVLVTVLTAIGLTAAWQDPQVVMVIISIALITIAPAWTGFIIRNHRDAAQAAQLRAEQIALLAEVDRTQAVLGERARMARELHDMVANHLSAIAIHSTAAQSIDDPSATREALGVIRENSVQGLAEMRRLIGLLRDPKTADGDEEPAATPTLDGLDALIDQARTSGGSSGLTFELDDARSPDGPGAGPKPTAPVALAAYRIVQESLTNALKHAAPGEVRVRIAHDRGGALTVAVRSPFADRPGPRAPGSGSGLVGMRERTALLGGAFEAGPESGPAGRVWLVRAALPAAEEEEQR; this is encoded by the coding sequence GTGACCGCCAGATCCCCCGCCGCCCCCGGCCGGCCGCACCGTCTCGATGTGCTCATCGCGGGCGGCGGGCTGCTCGGCGGGCTGCTGCTCTGGGCGATGGATCTGCACGGCGGGCCCTCGCGCCTGGGGCTGTCCCCCTCGCTCACCTTGGTGGCGCTCACCGTGATGTCGGTGGCGGCACTGATGCGCCGTACGGCCCCGATGGCGGCGCTGGCCCTCGCGGTGCCTGCCCTGGTGCTGGACATCAGCGCCGGCACGTTGGTCGCCACCGTCCTGATGTTCACGGACGTGGTCTATGCGGCGGTGCTCTACGGACCGGCGAACGCGGCCCGCCGGATCCCGCTGCACTCCGTCCTGGTCACCGTCCTGACGGCCATCGGCCTGACCGCGGCCTGGCAGGACCCGCAGGTCGTGATGGTCATCATCAGCATCGCGCTGATCACCATCGCCCCGGCCTGGACCGGCTTCATCATCCGTAATCACCGCGACGCCGCGCAGGCCGCACAGCTGCGGGCCGAGCAGATCGCGCTGCTGGCCGAGGTCGACCGGACGCAGGCCGTGCTCGGTGAGCGGGCCCGGATGGCACGCGAGCTGCACGACATGGTCGCCAACCATCTGTCCGCCATCGCCATCCACTCCACCGCAGCGCAGTCCATCGACGACCCGTCGGCGACCCGCGAAGCGCTCGGGGTGATCCGTGAGAACAGCGTGCAAGGTCTGGCCGAAATGCGCCGTCTCATCGGGCTGTTGCGGGACCCGAAGACGGCCGACGGGGACGAGGAGCCCGCGGCGACCCCCACGCTCGACGGGCTGGACGCCCTGATCGACCAGGCCCGTACGAGCGGCGGCAGCAGCGGACTGACCTTTGAGCTGGACGACGCCCGGAGCCCGGACGGGCCCGGAGCCGGTCCGAAGCCGACGGCGCCGGTCGCCCTGGCCGCGTACCGCATCGTCCAGGAATCGCTGACCAACGCACTCAAGCACGCCGCGCCCGGCGAGGTGCGGGTGCGCATCGCCCATGACCGCGGCGGGGCGCTCACCGTCGCCGTCCGCAGCCCGTTCGCCGACCGCCCCGGCCCCCGTGCGCCCGGTTCCGGCAGCGGCCTGGTCGGGATGCGCGAGCGGACCGCCCTGCTGGGCGGAGCATTCGAGGCCGGCCCGGAGAGCGGGCCGGCCGGCAGAGTCTGGCTGGTGCGGGCAGCGCTGCCCGCCGCCGAGGAGGAAGAACAACGATGA
- a CDS encoding cob(I)yrinic acid a,c-diamide adenosyltransferase — protein MVNLTRIYTRTGDKGTTALGDMSRTAKTDSRISAYADANEANAAIGVALALGSLPEDVAAVLLRVQNDLFDVGADLSTPVVENPEFPPLRVEQSYIDKLEADCDRFLAELEKLRSFILPGGTAGAALLHQACTVVRRAERATWAAFEEHGETMNPLTATYLNRLSDLLFILARTANKEVGDVLWVPGGER, from the coding sequence ATGGTGAATCTGACGCGCATCTACACCCGCACCGGCGACAAGGGCACCACCGCCCTGGGCGACATGAGCCGTACCGCCAAGACGGATTCGCGGATCTCGGCCTACGCGGACGCCAACGAGGCCAACGCGGCGATCGGCGTCGCCCTGGCGCTCGGCTCGCTCCCCGAGGACGTCGCGGCGGTGCTGCTGCGGGTGCAGAACGACCTGTTCGACGTCGGCGCGGACCTGTCGACACCCGTGGTGGAGAACCCGGAGTTCCCGCCGCTGCGCGTCGAGCAGAGCTATATCGACAAGCTGGAGGCGGACTGCGACCGCTTCCTGGCGGAGCTGGAGAAGCTGCGCAGCTTCATCCTTCCCGGCGGAACGGCCGGCGCCGCCCTGCTCCACCAGGCGTGCACGGTCGTCCGCCGCGCGGAGCGCGCGACCTGGGCCGCCTTCGAGGAGCACGGCGAGACCATGAACCCGCTGACGGCCACCTACCTCAACCGCCTCTCCGACCTCCTGTTCATTCTGGCCCGTACGGCCAACAAGGAGGTCGGGGACGTGCTGTGGGTGCCCGGCGGAGAGCGCTGA
- a CDS encoding ABC transporter permease, whose protein sequence is MIFGRYARQTLRSRPQMLFGVLMPLLYLLFFGPLLTGLPLSSSGSSWQMLVPGLLLQLALFGAAFCGFGIIVEKQHGVVERMRVTPVSRPALLLGRVLRDAALFVFQAVLLVLAALAMGLRAPLPGILIGFGFVAVLTVALASLSYALALRVSTPQEFGPVINSVTMPSMLLSGLMLPMALGPKWLDVLSHFMPLRYLVDAVRAAFVGSYASSAMLYGVLVAAVFATLSVTYCTRVFRRSAA, encoded by the coding sequence CTGATCTTCGGGCGTTACGCCCGCCAGACCCTGCGCTCCAGGCCCCAGATGCTCTTCGGGGTGCTGATGCCGCTGCTGTACCTGCTCTTCTTCGGGCCGCTGCTGACCGGTCTGCCGCTGTCCTCGTCCGGCAGCTCCTGGCAGATGCTGGTGCCCGGGTTGCTGCTCCAACTCGCCCTGTTCGGGGCTGCGTTCTGCGGCTTCGGCATCATCGTCGAGAAGCAGCACGGGGTCGTGGAGCGGATGCGGGTGACGCCGGTGAGCCGGCCGGCGCTGCTGCTGGGGCGGGTGCTGCGGGATGCCGCGCTGTTCGTCTTCCAGGCGGTGCTGCTGGTGCTGGCCGCGCTGGCCATGGGGCTGCGGGCACCGCTGCCCGGCATCCTCATCGGCTTCGGGTTCGTCGCCGTGCTGACCGTGGCGCTGGCCTCGCTGTCGTACGCGCTGGCGCTGAGGGTGAGCACACCGCAGGAGTTCGGACCGGTCATCAACTCCGTCACCATGCCCTCGATGCTGCTGTCCGGGCTGATGCTGCCGATGGCGCTGGGGCCCAAGTGGCTCGATGTGCTGTCGCACTTCATGCCGCTGCGCTATCTCGTGGACGCGGTGAGGGCCGCCTTCGTCGGCTCGTACGCCTCCTCGGCCATGCTCTACGGCGTGCTGGTGGCGGCCGTCTTCGCCACCCTCTCCGTGACCTACTGCACCCGGGTCTTCCGCAGGTCCGCGGCGTAG